The Helianthus annuus cultivar XRQ/B chromosome 11, HanXRQr2.0-SUNRISE, whole genome shotgun sequence region CACAGCTATTTCCTTCCCGTCTTCGAGTACACCCTGAAACATCACAATGTGTATGCGTTTTCTTTAACCAGACATTAAGAAGAATTAGTAAGTAAACCTCTCTATCCAAATATTTTTTGGTTGACAATTGCATATATCCCCTTAAAAAACTTCTTAATTGCGTATTTACCCAGCTTGaaattaaaattgcatatatccccttccttaactaataaaattgcaaatttacccattctgatttattttattaaaaacaagttatatgaTGACTTTTTTACCCATATTTTTACTTGAACTTtaaaaaattacatatttactCCTTTTTTCTAGTTTTTGTGGCTTTTTCACATTTTTTTTACGTTTTGCTTGTtagtttttttgttgtttttttttacaatCTAAACACTTAAATAAACAACTAAGGTGCGTAGATGCATATTTTTCCATAGAATATAAACAATTTTTGAATAAGTGGGAACTTAATCAAAGTACTACAGACCAAAGAAAAGAATATAACTTGCTTTAAACATATTTTAATGTATATACTTATAAATTAGCTGAAAatcattttagttagtttttttactaagttttttttttttgtgtttttgactTTTAATCATTAAACGTATTTTAATTCATATATTTATAAATCAGAAAATCACAAACACCCCTTGATATATCTTAGAAAACAAATAACTTAGTaaaaaggcaaaaaaaaaaaaaaaaaaaaaaactaactagcaaaaggtaaaaaaaataaaaacaaaaagaattgtGAAAAAGCCACAAAACTAGTAAAAATGAATAAATATGTAATTTTTTAAAGTTTCAgtaaaaaataagggtaaaaagtcattacataacttttttttaatgaaataaatTAGAATGGGTGAATTTGCAATTTTATTAGTAAATGAAAGGGATAtatgtaattttaattttaagttggGTAAATACGCAATTAAGAAGTTTTTTAAGGAGAAATATGCAATTGTCCCATGTTTTTAGAGTAACATAATAAaattaaacaaaattatatattaataattataTCAACTCATGTATAAGAAGCACTTACTACTTAATTACTATAACTTATACTAATAAAACGAATTTATCAAAACTCGCAAAaccatttaattaaataaattccAATAGTCAAAGGAAATAAATGTGTCAAAAGAGTATGCTGCAACAATTCTGATATGAGTCCACATATTCTTAGCAGCTATTTGCGTGAATTCTTTTACCTTACGCCATATATACTACATAAAAAAGGTTCATAGGGTCACAGAATATATACCTTGTAAACGGGGCCAAATCCGCCCTCACCAAGTTTATTATTCTTTGAAAAGTCGTTTGTAGCTTTAACTAACGTAGACAAGCCAAATAGTGGCAGCTCTAGATCTTCATTATCACTTTTATTCTTAGGATCATGTTCAACCTCATTTTTGGGTATCCCTGTGAAGTGGACTATCATTTTAAAACAACTAGTAGCACTTGGTACATATACGCGACACGAAGATTTAGTAGGTTTTATGCAATTTAAAATACAATTTGGatgatatatatatagggtaaagttcttgtacaaataatcttaacatactaaacatacaaattgaaggaaaactcaaaaagacaaggtggcatttttgtaattatcaataactatcaaagttactctacaaatatacctaaaaaaacctaaccactccccccacccccaaaaaaaacctaaacccccccccccccacctcccaaaaacctaaaaaaaacctaaccccccccccaaccctcaaaaacctaaaaaaacctaaccccccccccaccccccacccccaaaaacctaaaaaaaaacctacccccccccccccacccaagctaaaatgctaaaaactaaacccccaaaaaacctaaaaaaatctaaaaaataaaaaaaaaaacacacaaattattttattttatttttttaacattttttattaaaaaatcgctacttttagtagcagccaaaaaaaatttttttttttttttttgctaacgaaatgtagcgattttttaataaaaaatgttaaaaaaaaattgtgtttttttagatatttttggttgtaactttgatagttggtggtaattacaaaaatgccaccttgtctttttgggttttccttcaatttgtatgtttagtatgttaagattatttgtaattgatcttttgcctatatatatatatgtgtgtgtttttgttttgATAATAAAACATATCATGTAGATCTATAGAGAATATTCAAAGTTCATACCTTGTTGATGTTGCTTCTTCTTCTTATTGAAACAATAAAATAAGCATATTGAAACTAGGAAGACCAAAACCACAATTGCTATGAGGACCACAACTCTCACTCTTATTGAAACTGCACTTGACCTTCTCCTGTTTTCTACGGAATCTATGCCAAAACATAATGTTCATGCCATGATGTTTTCTAtgaagataaaaataaaaataaaaatattgttttaatttaCCTAACTCTGAAGGTGCCATTCGTATATAAAGAGTGTCTCCGTTTTCAGCAAACGTTCGGATATCAATCAAGTCACCGAACCAGAGCAAGCAACCACTTCCGGCCCCTGAGACATTCGAATTTGTGTAAGCAGTACATGAACAATTGCTCTTGCACATCTTCTCACACTCCACAAGGGTCATGGTCTGGTTATACCATGACCCCTGAGTGTCAGGTAACTTCAAGTTAGAATATTTGTTGAACCCTTCCCCCGGTCCACAATCCAAAGGGACAATACGTCGACACCCTTGTGATGAATCTGCACCCCTCCACTGATCAAGAGATCTGGGTTCAAACCCCTTTAAACATTCACAAACCGGGGAATTGTTAATATTGCATGTCCCAAATGGCCCGCACACAGCATACCAATCACATTGGTCGCTTACAGGGGCCATATAAAGGGTCCATTCTTGTTTGCTATCGGTCCATAACAAGCGCTCTATATGACCATTTGGATGTAACACCACACGAGTCAAAACCGAAGAAATAAGATGATACTGGTAGTAAATTTCTCTTTGATTAAGAACAAAGGTGTAGTTGTAAATAGGGTTCGGTCTCAAATTGGGGAATCCGGTAAACCTGAGTCCGTTCCATGGACCTCCTCGAAACTTTATATCCGGGCCATCCGTTAGGATCGTCTGAGGATAACCACTGGTATCAATCCGATAAGAAAACTCACCCGAAGCAGGATCGTTGTTAGATTTCCACGACGTGAAGTGCCTTTCAATCCCGGTAACAAAATTCCTGCCAAGTTTCATTCCAGGAAGTAAAGTGTCCGTCATAAAGTCGAAACTTTGCCATATGGGATTTTCTTGATCACCTTCGTTGTAAATTAAAAAGTTGCCTGTATCTAGAAGCTGAGCAATCGGACGCACCACCGATGAGTTAGCCGATGACCATAGGACATTACCCGTGGTGCCATCCCGGAGAGTTAAAACTCCCAGAAGGGTGAGAGTTAGCTCGCCGTCGGTATGTGTGAGAGGTGCGTCCCGGTTGGCTACCCATACAACGGTTCGGTAGGATCTTTTCTTGTACCAAATTCCGACATAGTGGTTCGTGGAGTTGCCGGGGCTAAAGAAGCCAAGTTCGAAGGTTTCTTGTGGCGAAACGATGGTTTCATTGTATCTAATGGTTTGGTTTGCAGATAGCGTACTATTTGCAGCATGGATACAACTTATTGATGTATAAAGTAGAACAATGAAGCCGAAGATCAACTTGGTCTTTGTCACTCTTGTACCCTCCATTAACGTATCAGGAACCATActtttaagattttaaattaAGAAGATTTTGATTCAGTTTAGAAAATTAAAGCAAAACTGCATACTATTGTTTCTTTAAATGGGAGTAGGATTATGTTTTAGTAATTTACAGTCACTGTCAGTAGTATTTTATAAGAAGAAAAAAACAatagtgttttgtttttgtttttgataaTCATGTAATCAACCACATGTAAAATGCAACCTGTGAAAATAAGAATTAACTATTAAATTCTTTGTAAAAAATATGTCCTTGAAGACGATGATACACATCCGGCTTGAACCAAGTCAAAATTAAAACAAaagctaaaaatattaaaatataaatattaaaactAACAATATTTAAAAACTTAATTTCTACTCTTTTTTATATTTCTTAGGGTAGGGGCGTCCCACTAGTGATGGagtttcatcactcacaacatacAATCAAGTTTCGCCACGTCATCGAGgtttattccatcactagtgatggattttagtggaaatttCCATCATTCACCAAACATCTACCACATAAACATCTACCAAACAAAACATCATTCATCAATCAAGTTTCCACGCGTGAATAGGGCTGGCAATTgggtacctgttaagacacgattagacctgtttgactgaaaaatacacactttgacttttttaatttttaaaataattaaaattacaatgtttggatctatcatttattcatctttgtacataaaacataaaactgttttataaacatgaggtagaaagtagttaaacgagtcgtaatcatgtttgaaacttatgttgtgcgcgccgtcagaaacctgttaaacctgttaagacacgatttgtCAGCCTTACGCGTGAAGACCACCACGCGTTGCCACATTCACGCGTGGTGAATGGCAGCGGCGGTGGTGTTCCACGCCATTCAACGCGTTGCCAAATCTCCACCACGGGACGCCCCGTCTACCCTTATGGATACAAAACCTgtttattgtgttttgaaatcgcagAAAATCTATTTTGAGAGTttggtaaaaaaattaataaaaactgatttttacgttttgtagagatcaaaacgtgataatccaaaagTAGGTCACCCCTTACTGCAGGAAAACGAGATTCcataaaaactgattttttacatTTTGTAGAGATCAAAacgttaaaaaatatatatttgccaaacactcaaatagttgattatctgattattgtgatatcaaacaacataatcaaatccaaacattatctttctgcagcacgttttgttacagctaattatctgattctgattattcaaaacgcgtaacctattttcaaaactttaccccaaacaccctctaagaCTATTCAGGGAAATGctaaaaatattgtttattttagAGAATTCTTGGTCAAATATGTCTATTTTAGTAATTGGTTTTTGGTATTTAAAAACTCACTATCCCTCGGCCCATACTCCATTTTTATAAGGTACCGTGCACTATCAATTACGCATATATTTTATAAAGCAATTGTTTTCAGTCTTTCATAGTTAATAAGATAAAAATCCCAAatgttatttgtttttttattgtttattgatcTAACATATCAACCACCCTTGACATTTCCAAAAaggaaaattttattttaataattcaaatttTGACCTttcttacccccccccccacgcACAGGAACACCGTTCGTGTTTCGTTATGAAGTTGTGTCGATGGATTCCTAAGGAATGTAATATTTTCGAGTGGAGGGCGGAATTGGACAGGATCCCAACAGTTGAGGCGCTTAGGAAAAGAAATATTGATGTCGTTTCTGAAGGCTACGTTTATTGTGGATGCGCTAACGAAACTACAGACCATATTTTTTCCGGTTGTTTGGTTTCGGCTGTGATTTGGCAATGGGTGAGCAAGTGATGTAAAATATCCAATATTTTTGGAGGAGGGGACCTTAAGAAGAACATGGTGCATGGCATCATCATTCTAGCGTGTTGGTGGATTTAGTGATCAAGAAACGACAAAGTCTTTGCAGATAAAGACTGGAATATTGAAGATATTAATAGTAGTATTAGGTCCTTTGGTTATATGTGTTTCAAGAATAGATCTATTTATAAATCTATATCTTGCAATAGTTGGTGTTGAGTTTTTGTTGTAGCTCCTTTGAGCCGTctttgcattttttttttttttcgtgcGACGGTGTTTATGTGAATGAAATATAAttcctgaaaaaaaaaaaaccactaccatCACA contains the following coding sequences:
- the LOC110888083 gene encoding G-type lectin S-receptor-like serine/threonine-protein kinase At4g27290; this encodes MVPDTLMEGTRVTKTKLIFGFIVLLYTSISCIHAANSTLSANQTIRYNETIVSPQETFELGFFSPGNSTNHYVGIWYKKRSYRTVVWVANRDAPLTHTDGELTLTLLGVLTLRDGTTGNVLWSSANSSVVRPIAQLLDTGNFLIYNEGDQENPIWQSFDFMTDTLLPGMKLGRNFVTGIERHFTSWKSNNDPASGEFSYRIDTSGYPQTILTDGPDIKFRGGPWNGLRFTGFPNLRPNPIYNYTFVLNQREIYYQYHLISSVLTRVVLHPNGHIERLLWTDSKQEWTLYMAPVSDQCDWYAVCGPFGTCNINNSPVCECLKGFEPRSLDQWRGADSSQGCRRIVPLDCGPGEGFNKYSNLKLPDTQGSWYNQTMTLVECEKMCKSNCSCTAYTNSNVSGAGSGCLLWFGDLIDIRTFAENGDTLYIRMAPSELDSVENRRRSSAVSIRVRVVVLIAIVVLVFLVSICLFYCFNKKKKQHQQVHFTGIPKNEVEHDPKNKSDNEDLELPLFGLSTLVKATNDFSKNNKLGEGGFGPVYKGVLEDGKEIAVKQLAKTSTQGLREFKNEVISISKLQHRNLVKLLGYCAEGAEKMLIYEYMPNKGLDSFIFDRSQRELLDWHARYHIINGIARGLLYIHQDSRLRIIHRDLKVSNILLDMDMNPKISDFGTARSFGGNQIEANTSRVVGTYGYMAPEYAGDGVFSIKSDVYSFGVVVLEIVCGEKNRGFVHKEHYNNLIGHAWRLHNEGRSLELVAQCLGELINVSQVLRSIHIGLLCVQRHPEDRPTMTSVILMLGSDGPLPSPKEPGFYVGECTHDSAHSYGISSNNDMSISVLDGR